Proteins encoded within one genomic window of Paroedura picta isolate Pp20150507F chromosome 17, Ppicta_v3.0, whole genome shotgun sequence:
- the LOC143827513 gene encoding testis-expressed protein 2-like, with translation MLADPGVTAELKVKAICLRQSGLTPPILLSLSHVVGNSTSRKILRLVDKIAKSKYFQKATENEFIKKKIEEVSNTPLLLTVEVQELTGTLTVNIPPPPTDRVWYSFKTPPQLDLKVRPKLGEREVTFIHVTEWIEKKLQHEFQKIFVMPNMDDLILPLMHSASEAPMPAEEAPEDCLGESEREC, from the exons ATGCTGGCTGACCCAGGGGTCACGGCGGAGCTGAAAGTCAAAGCGATA TGCTTACGCCAATCCGGCCTGACTCCCCCCATTCTCCTCTCTCTTAGCCACGTCGTCGGAAACAGCACGAGCCGGAAAATCCTGCGCCTGGTGGACAAGATCGCCAAGTCCAAGTACTTCCAGAAGGCTACCGAGAACGAATTCATCAAGAAGAAGATCGAGGAGGTCTCCAACACGCCGCTGCTGCTCACGGTGGAGGTCCAGGAGCTGACGGGCACCTTGACGGTCAACATCCCTCCGCCCCCAACCGACCGAGTCTG GTACAGCTTTAAGACTCCCCCCCAGCTGGATCTGAAAGTGCGCCCGAAGCTCGGGGAGCGGGAGGTCACCTTCATCCACGTGACCGAGTGGATCGAGAAGAAACTGCAGCACGAATTCCAG AAAATTTTTGTGATGCCAAATATGGACGACCTCATCTTGCCTCTGATGCATTCTGCGTCGGAAGCCCCGATGCCTGCGGAGGAAGCCCCCGAGGACTGCCTGGGAGAGAGCGAGAGGGAATGCTGA
- the MSRB1 gene encoding methionine-R-sulfoxide reductase B1 isoform X3, giving the protein MRERRGGQLWLSRCPWTTVPMSPCQLTQQASAEEPQEGCSCLRGRLKAPRREALPPRRIRRWKTLRRCQPGALNGAGCCKEAEERVSRLRRLEPAEAGCYLHPGACNRKVLRVSNMELRLLRLALGRLPHSRGRNRCTQPSLTFGQGREASGAVLGGIADISEGRFDLPHLPNSVQREQRITEVGVSCSLYRKKDPRENLSGRLRPTFETLLVGTRSRDWLIQRADQVGLNQAVEISPSGVSSCPASVGLYGIIPSPPQALLPSGSKTQIVQVFPTPVLASMKGPRERGSTALPFPAGVHLPVLLRQGFFPKFAQVHLGLQGHLQGPAVGHLQVDPKPCGAKRDKRESGSDLCPHPPLNPPLGRIASQPGGGRGTGGEREGRDSRL; this is encoded by the exons ATGCGtgagaggaggggtggccagctgtggctctccagatgtccatggaccacagttcccatgagcccctgccagctcacccagcaggcttctgcgGAAGAG CCCCAGGAGGGATGTTCCTGTCTCCGGGGACGCCTGAAGGCTCCACGGCGGGAAGCTCTTCCTCCTCGGAGGATCCGGCGCTGGAAGACTCTGCGTCGCTGTCAGCCAGGAGCACTAAACGGGGCTGGATGCTGCAAGGAAGCGGAGGAGCGAGTCAGCCGTTTGCGAAGACTGGAGCCTGCGGAGGCGGGCTGTTACCTGCACCCAG GCGCTTGTAACCGGAAGGTGTTGCGTGTTTCAAACATGGAACTGAGGCTGCTCAGACTGGCACTGGGCCGTCTCCCACACAGCAGGGGCCGAAATAGATGCACGCAGCCTTCCCTGACATTTGGGCAAGGCCGTGAAGCGAGCGGTGCAGTTTTAGGAGGCATCGCAGACATTTCAGAGGGTCGTTTTGACTTGCCCCATCTTCCCAATTCAGTGCAAAGGGAACAGCGCATCACAGAGGTGGGTGTGAGTTGCTCACTTTACAGAAAAAAGGATCCACGGGAAAACCTTTCTGGCAGATTGAGGCCCACCTTTGAAACGCTTCTGGTGGGGACGAGGAGCAGAGATTGGCTGATCCAGCGGGCTGACCAAGTAGGGCTGAACCAGGCAGTAGAGATCAGTCCATCTGGAGTAAGCAGCTGCCCTGCAAGTGtgggactctatggtattattccctcccctccccaagccctgcttcCCTCAGGCTCCAAAACCCAAATTGTCCAAGTCTTTCCCACCCCAGTGTTGGCAAGTATGAAAGGCCCACGGGAAAGGGGCAGCACGGCCTTACCCTTCCCCGCCGGGGTCCACCTTCCCGTTCTCCTCCGCCAGGGCTTCTTTCCCAAGTTTGCACAGGTTCATCttggtctccagggtcatctgcagGGGCCCGCTGTAGGTCACCTCCAAGTCGACCCAAAGCCCTGCGGAGCAAAGCGGGACAAGCGTGAAAGTGGATCGGACCTTTGCCCGCACCCTCCACTGAATCCGCCGCTCGGGCGGATAGCGTCTCAGCCGGGGGGTGGCAGAGGGACTGGGGGAGAGCGCGAGGGGAGGGACAGCCGTCTGTAG